CATAGCAGTTTTGcgcatttaaaaatattacaaaatactaaatttataataaaaacacctttaaaGGAGAGTACCATCGATTTCTGTCTGACGGGAGGGTTAAGGAGAACATGTAtgttgaaaggaaaagcagcaaaataccTGACCAGTTCAGCTTTAAATAGCCTTGAAAGCACCCTGCGAGTGCATAATTTTGTAACCTGGAGCTGCTAAAAGCATTATTATGAGAATTAcagtctgtgctgcagctgtgcttctgtgcaAACAAAGAAGAGCTTTATCCATGTTACCTCAAACTCATTTCAGTCTGCCGTTGGCTTATTTCAGTGGCTACATTCAACAGTTGAacaccaaaataaacagaagattgGTGCAGACTGGAAACCACTTATGATAAAGCAATACCTTACGTAAGTGGAGCATTTTTCAGGTTCTCCATGCTGAATTCAAGTAAAGTCTTGACTGCACAATAAGAGATCTCATGCCTGCGTTATGAATACAGTTCCTCTCTTCTACCAAACATCCCATAAATCACAGGAAGGAGGGACGCTTCATTAAGCTGTTCCGTGCACAGCCGCTATCATCAGAAGTTTCGCTTTTCTGTTAAATCCTATTTGATATTCTCATTTTCATCAACAGATCAAGTCTGTGTGAAGGGGCATTGTTTCTATTAGGCAAACAGTTGTCAGCATCCCTTAGTTCTCAGTTACAAATCTCAGACTCTTTTACTCTAAAGTCTCCTCTGAAAATCCCTAGATTCCTGTTTAAATGAGCTTTCTTACAACTGCTAAATGATGCAGCTGTAGGTTAAATGAGTTCTTTCATTTGgctttcactgaaaatacaCTCGCCTTGCTCCAAGCTCACTCTTCCAAAAACCTGGCCTCTTATTCctaatttttcctttgcagttgtATAGAAAAAATGGAAGTACAAAACTTCTGGTGTAGTCGTGACGCTTGATTCTGACCCTACGAAGCCTGGCAGGCACGCTGACTAGGCGGAGAAGCTTTGCAGGACCCTATAGCCCAAGCGATCGCTTTGCAGCGTTGCCGCTGTGCTGTGAAGCGAGCTGTTTGCAGATTCACTCCGGACCACAGCTGCTCCCTGGCcgggcagcaccagccccagcagcagcaccggggctgcccagcagcgtcctccctgcagccctgctctcgCCCGGAGTGCCGGGCTGCTCGCCAGGGCCAGCGGCGCCGACCTCCCAGCCCTGTCTGCGGCCCCAAGAGCCGTGGCTGCCTCTGACCCATGGAGTGCttacagcagctctgccctctgcTTGATCCTCGCGCCGCGGGGGCCTCCTTTCCACTTCCCGCAGGTCCATTCAGCTGCACTGCCTTGACCTCTGGCTTTTAAGTCTGCAAAATACCACTGGAAGCAAACCACCCAAGGGAATCCCTGCATCGTCACTGATTTTCCAGAGTATTCATGttctgaaggaagagaagagatgtCTCTCATCCCTTTTTTGCTCTATGCTACAAGGCTGGTTAAACCCCCATGTGTGATAGCTTTGGTGGAAGATGGCAAAGCACAGGGCAGAACCTGCTTCCAGATGGGGAGAATACAAAAACTAGGACTGAGAGGCAAATGCACTTCCTGCATTTAATAACCGCCTTCTTatgttttcatccttttaatTACGGAGGATAAACACGTGGCAGTTAACTtctggagaaataaagaaatcccAGTGTTTTCCCTTGGGACTTAGCTGTACCCATCGGTGGGACAGCCGGACACTCCTAGCGGAGATGTGCCGCGGTCTGGAAAGGGCCAGCCAAGTTCTCTGTGCACAGTGGGAGAAAAATCCTTCCGAGGCCACACAGTACCTGTCATGTAACTGCAGAATTATTCTAGCAAGCTTCTCCCCTTTCCTGCTTAAGGATTCCAAGCACAAACTCTCCAAAAGTCACACTGTCCTCTGGCAGCAGGACAAACTGGCCATTTTATAGAGGGTACTGGACTCCTAGATGTGCCCTCATCCCATACAGTAGGAGCAGAGGTGGATTCAGCCTCTTCCACTCCTAAACCATGAGGAAGGATTTATCCCAGCTTGACAAAAAGGGGCAGAAAtgaggaagaataaaataatggaaagaaattcaggggtcctttaaaaaaaaggaaaagaaacaaaaagccgGAAGCGCTGCCTTAAATAAGATAGAGTGAGCAATCTGCTGAAAACTAGCGGGCACTTACAAAGTCACACACTGTACCTTTCCTCATGAACCACAGAGATAAGTTTTGGTGCAAAGCAGgagcaaataaaaaacatgaaataactCCTTCCCATCAGCACAGGGCTCCATCACAAAGGGGCTGGATGAACTTGCTGACAGGTTCACCTCAACAAGGAGCAGGGAGGTTCCGGTCCCCTTGCTCCGGCACCTTCAGATCCCGATTGTGCTACCCACTAGGTAAACCTCCCCGTCTGGCCGCAGAGGGCAGGGGTGCAGACCCTGTCCCACCGCCATCCCACCCCCCCTGTACATCTCCCCATCGCCTGCCTGTTGCTCGCAGCACTGCTGACCTCAGTGCCCTCCTCCCAGACCCACCGTCTCctcacctcctgccctcttCCTCTTTACACGACCTTTCTTGTCCTCATCACCCCTCCTTTCTACGGCATTTCTTTGGTCTTATTTTTCCCGATGCGCTGCAGCGTGCCCACCTCTTGCACCGCTCCCTGCCTCTCTCCGACCAGCACCCACACCAGCCACTCCCAGGGCTCCGTCCCCGTCCCAGCTGTTGCCCCCGCTTCCTTTCCCCTCGTGGCCACGGTGCCCACGAGGAACCTGAGCCACCTGTGGGCGCAGGGCCAGGGAAGGCTGCGGCAGCCGAGGCGGTGACCTACCAGCAGCGGTGACCAGCACGCCGAGAGGACGCACATGATCCCCAGCAGCTGGATCAGCGTTTCCGTGGTGATCCGCCCCCACTGCTTGCTGGAGCGCGGCGCGGTCGCTTTGGTCCGACAGCGAGACACCAGGGCCTCGATGGTGGCCAGGTTGCACGCCACCGTCACCACCAGGGAGAAGAGCCCCAGGCCAGCGAAGGTGGAGGCGAAGAAGCTCCCGGTGAGCTCGCCGTCGCCCGTGCTGATGAAGCACCAGGTGCCGGGCCACTGCAGCGTGTAGCGGCCCAGGCCGGCGATGGGCAGGAGGGCGAAGGAGATCACGGCCAGCCAGATGCCGAGCAGCGCCGTCTTGGTCATCCTCGTCTTCATGTGGCTGGCGTACCAGTGGGGCGTGCGGATGGCCAGCGTCCTCTCCACGGCCATGGCGCTGGCGATGAAGAGCGGGCAGAGGCCGAAGACGGTCATGCTGAAGCCGAAGAAGGCGCAGAGGCGGCCCGAGGGGTCGACGGCGGCCCAGGTGCGGTCGGACAGGTAGACGGAGATGACGATGGGGCTGGTCAGCAGCTGCCCCGCCAGGTCGGTGAGCGCCAGGGAGCCGATGCACAGCAGGAAGGACCGCTTCCGCCGGTTCTCCTTGGCCCGGTAGCTGCGGGACACCAGGAGCATGGCCAGGGCGTTGCCCACGACGCCCGTGATCATCATGGTCAACGGGAACGCCACCGACACGGCGCCGCAGccctccgccgcccgcccggTGCCGTTGCCCCGCGGCCGCATGGCGCCGGGCTCGGTGCCGTTGGGGCCGCCCTGGCACAGCGGGCGGCGGctcatggcggcggcggcgagccccggccccgctcccggccccgctcccggccccgtcCCATGGCGGCGCCCCGCGGGCAGGCACCGGGCCGAGGCGCGGCActggcggccccgcggcgggcggcggccgtTAaaggcgggggcggggcggcccTGCCCGCCCTCAGGGAGGGGAacgggcggcgcggggcccgCCCGGGGCTCGCCTCAGGGGGCGCCGCCTCGTGCCCGAGCGGGGCcgcgggacggggccggggctcGCCGTGCACCGGGCGCCCCTCGCCCGGCTCCCTCGGGCgggccggccccgagccccctgcGGCGtgcggggctgcccctgcccgcgGCTGCAGCTCCCCCGCGCGGAGCCCTCGCTCGGACCGCGCCGGTCCCCGGGGCCCCGAGGCCCGCAGCccgagcagcccctgccctgcccgccgGGGCTCGGTGCCGCACGCGTGTGGCGGCGAGCATCGGTCGTCGGCTTTTCCTTCCGTGCCGCTGAACCTCCAGGAGCCGAGGATGGCTCGGGCTCACCTTGTTCTCGTGTGACGTGCAGCCGAGCGTTTTCCTTCCCTAGCGTGGTCTCCGTGCGCTGCTTCCACTTCGGGTTCTCgttatttcttttgcagatgAAGTCAGCGCTCCCAGCAGGATCCCTTGAAACGTTCTGGGGCACGGCTGATACCCGCTCGTCCCCTTGCGATGGCAAACGCCTGGTCCAGATTTAGGGAGTCGCCGGTGGTGAGGGTGAGTGGTTTTCCCAACACGCGGGTCAGCAGCGTGGCAGCTTCCGTACACGGAGGCACTGATCGGTGTCATCGGGTTCAAACCCGACTCAGTTCAAACAGCTCTTTGGTGACCTGAAATTGAATTACTTCCCTTTCTCCCTGACCAAGGCTGGAGCTGGAATTATCTGGGCTCTTGCCTGTATCTGGCATCGGTtgttgctgctgccagcagcgccCTATCCTCCTctcaaaagctgttttgttggGTCTCCGGTGTTATATCCATACTAAATTCCCATACTAAATTCCTATAacctttcttgctctttttcccaCCATTTCTAAATTATTCCATACAGTCACTACTTTCAACCTACACTAGGAGTGTTTTGTGGTAGTACTGTGATAAACCCGCTTCCAAATTGAGACTATAAATGACTATATGCTGTGAACGTCAGTACCACAGTGTCCTGCAATTGCTTCTTTTGGTGCACTACATGCTTAGAGATGCACCAGCAAATCTATTAAACAGCGATGAAATCCAAACATAAAATCCAAGAGAACTCTTCTGTCTCTTGTACACACAGACAGATCATCTTCAgtttgatttgtctttttttctctttagctgGACAAGATCCTGAGCTAACACAGCAGCTGAAGTGGATGAGAACATCGATAGCTCAGAAAGCTGTGAGAGCATGTGCTGAAGATGCCAAGACTTTCTGAAGCTGGTAGGATGTCTGAAGATATTGTTACACCTTGTTAGAACTGACGCCGATGTTGTTAAATAGCCTCGTTTCAtgttacaatattttctttgctcatGAGCAGGAATCTCTGTCTCGTTCTCTATAGTCAGCTACAGGTAACTCATTTAACTCATCGTTCCTGTCAAAGCAGAGTTAACAGTTTAAAGCGGTTTTAAGAGTTTTATAGATTACAAGTGCTATTAACAAAGCTCAGCCTAAAATACTGCCCTACTCAGTCAGGTTTTACTTTGTATGATCAAGTGTGCACGACGAAGGCCAAATCATGAACTGGGAAGAGTCACATTTCTAATAGATAAGAACCTTACTAGAAATGATGGGTTTCTTTATCAATTATTGAGCTGTGGTTTCTTTGTTAATTCAATGCTTTCTAGGACGTGCAGAACAATCTGTCCTTAAAGGAAGGAAACCAGACTATAGTATCACAGATGTATGATAGAAGAATGTCATTTGCAAAATAATCCAGAGCTGGGAACAATACTGACACTAAAATGGGAGGTAAACAGCCTAAAGTAGAAAGTCTGCAAAAGCGTGAGGGAAAATAtattctccccccccccccctttttcatTTGGACATTGAGTTTTTGGTGCTTCTGTGAGTTCAGcatgtattttctgtctgtccgtccccccccccccccccagccctttgGAAAATTCTTATGCCATCATTTGATACTGTGCTTTATATTCATGTCCCTCAGTTTTACAGTGGAAATGTTCCCTGCTAGCTTAGTTGTGTGTTATTTCTGGATGGGGTCCATAACCATGAAAAAGCACCAGAGtatcatttctatttttccaaACTAAGTATGAAGCACtccacagattattttttttttccccaaacatgtAAGCATcctttttccaataaaaatacAACTCATTTTGATAATGGTAGAACAGGTAGAGCTAGTAAGTTGCACAAGACTTGCTCAAATCTGTCATCATACTTGAACTCATCACTCTGTCCTGTTGCTCCCTTGTCcaaattttggaaaagtttGTACAATTATCTGCACTCTTGCACTTAAGAAAGCCAAAACAGACACCCTATTAGCTCATGTTACTTGtgattaaagaacaaaaaatcctttatgTTAAAGGATCCCATCCAGGAAATTCTATAACCAGTgataattttttcattaatgctccaagaacaaataatgaaatttatttcaaaaacaaaaaacaaacaccaacaaaCCACTGACTTCCTTCCCCATAAGCATGTGAAAGCTATAGCAGAGAAATTCAAGCAGAGATAACGTCCCTAACACAGAAACTCCTCAGATAGGAATAAATGGCAGGGACGGGTTGACCCTGAGGCATTGCCATGAACGCAGAGACACCCCCATGTGTAAGAGGACTCTGAGCTTCAAATGTTTTGGAGGGAGGTCTGGTCTTTGTAGTAGCCCATCTGTAAACGATGTACCTGCTGATGTCTACACACACCACCAAGCAGCATCAAGGACAGGCACTGAAGTTTCTGGATCAATATAATAGTGCTTATTGTTCAAACACCTAAGTTTGCAAGGTAAGGAAGTGATCAAAGATGAAGCATCACACAGCTTCCACGCCACATGCTCCCACTCAGTCTCCATGAGTTAGCAGCAGACGCTGGGCTGGCTGTGCACGATCTTCGTGTTACAGACTGGATCATTCAGCAGCCTTTTGAGAACCTCAGTTTTGAAAGGGTGGCAGTGAGACTTAATGCAGAGAGGGTGATGCACGTAACACCAGTCAAAAATCCATGGCATAATTAAAACATCCATCTGGTTCAGTCTTCTGCCATTTAAAGTTTATCTTTTCAGACTGTGTAAGAACATTCACATTAGGATCTTAGTGACTCATCTGGCATTTGACTAGAAAAGGACTTGATCTTTGTCCTTCCTAAAGGAAGATATTGTGAAATAAGACCCCACAGAACAACTGCTTAATCTCAGGTAGTCCATGATAATTACTTGTACTGGACATGAGTGTACAGGAGTTAGTTACCTGGTGCAGAAGTTAAACAATCTCGCTCTAAGATGCACCAACTTGTACACTGTAATGCTTGGTATTAACGGACTACCTGAATTTAGACTATTAAAAGgacaaagattttaaagtagTGGATTTTACTGTATTGCCAAACTgaataaaattagttttttttatgACTTACTTTCTAGCTTTCAATTACTACAGAAGAATGCTTACACGAAAAACAACATTACAATTCATGATAGCATTTAATTCTTAGAAAAACGCATTAGAACTAAACTTAACCTAATCAAAACCTGGCCTCCCTGCCCATTACAAACGTCACTGGTCTTTGATGAAGCTTCACAGAAATACCTGCTTATTTCCATAGGCATCGATTCATCTGGTCCTAAGGGCTAAACGCTGGGCAAGGGGAGCTTACAAAAAAATTTACTGCTAGGCCACCAAGGGTAGTTCCCAACCTTCAAAAAATCCCAACAAGAACaactaaggaaaacaaagccaacaaccaaaaagcaaacaccacactttttttttttttttttacagcctgAGCCTAACCTAGCTTTGTGTTTCATCAGAGGTGGGCCACGATCAGTCATTTATTTCCCAATTTGGCAACTAAATTTGTAACAGGCAGGAAGGACTTCCACAGTTGCTGTGCCTTTGTATTTCAAACTGTAGtaatcaaaataattcaaacaTTGTTTCCTCTAAAAATTTTCTGAAGCTATGGAATACATACCAAGTATcttgaaatttcagaaaaatattttaaacatgttgcttaattccaaaattatttttagtactTTCAGCAATCTGAAAGTTTATGATGCATGTGGCAAGTGGACACATTGTCCTTCCTGCACTGCAGTAGCAGAAAAAATCACTAGTGTAAGTTATAAAGAAAGATTTGCTTGTGTGTCTAAGAAAAAGCACTCACTACATAGTTGACTCACAGGTTTTATTTACACTCGTCTACAGAATCATTTTGCTTTACATTTCATCTAAGCCAAATGAAACcataattttcctttgtctgtAGGCTATCGCttgctaaatttaaaaattttcatcTGTTAAGTACAGCaacaattttaatacaaagcacaagaaaaaaactaaGGGGTAACAACATAGCATCTATTAGATCTGATTTTTACACTTTAGTAGTTGGACTTTAAAGTTGTCAGAGGCACAGTTACAAGACTAACCTGCTCTTGTGCAATCTACACACATTTAGCATGGAAGTTAGTTATCAAGAAAgcattaaagaagaaattgcagggcttttttttctgcaaaaagattatcaaaatatttctacacCAAAAAACATGTTGCTTATATAACAGTCCAAAAgaagtgtctttaaaaaaaaaagcagaatgcagTTTTTAGTTTTGCTCCGTTTGTTTTGGtgcagttcattttaaaaatcagctgtCAACTATGGGTTTTAAGTTTTACAATTGAAATACTTGTAGATATATTGCTGTTTGCTTccttaaaaagaataattt
This Cygnus olor isolate bCygOlo1 chromosome 8, bCygOlo1.pri.v2, whole genome shotgun sequence DNA region includes the following protein-coding sequences:
- the PTGER3 gene encoding prostaglandin E2 receptor EP3 subtype isoform X1, coding for MSRRPLCQGGPNGTEPGAMRPRGNGTGRAAEGCGAVSVAFPLTMMITGVVGNALAMLLVSRSYRAKENRRKRSFLLCIGSLALTDLAGQLLTSPIVISVYLSDRTWAAVDPSGRLCAFFGFSMTVFGLCPLFIASAMAVERTLAIRTPHWYASHMKTRMTKTALLGIWLAVISFALLPIAGLGRYTLQWPGTWCFISTGDGELTGSFFASTFAGLGLFSLVVTVACNLATIEALVSRCRTKATAPRSSKQWGRITTETLIQLLGIMCVLSACWSPLLITMLKMIFSHTSFEYCKGFSAEAQSSELYKECNFFLTAVRLASLNQILDPWVYLLLRKILLQKFCQAANAVSKCSNNEWKERSITLSDEIRRTAA
- the PTGER3 gene encoding prostaglandin E2 receptor EP3 subtype isoform X2, with amino-acid sequence MSRRPLCQGGPNGTEPGAMRPRGNGTGRAAEGCGAVSVAFPLTMMITGVVGNALAMLLVSRSYRAKENRRKRSFLLCIGSLALTDLAGQLLTSPIVISVYLSDRTWAAVDPSGRLCAFFGFSMTVFGLCPLFIASAMAVERTLAIRTPHWYASHMKTRMTKTALLGIWLAVISFALLPIAGLGRYTLQWPGTWCFISTGDGELTGSFFASTFAGLGLFSLVVTVACNLATIEALVSRCRTKATAPRSSKQWGRITTETLIQLLGIMCVLSACWSPLLQMESQLLLFKETKTLLPCCWSGPVSQTPPSLSQATARLLIRHPEDSSKGTDAARGQLPAPPRQPALLPAVVLLSDSGTGEKP